The following proteins are encoded in a genomic region of Clostridium kluyveri:
- the cbiQ gene encoding cobalt ECF transporter T component CbiQ codes for MISIDKLAYISQLRNVNPVEKFVFSILTMILCILLNNIVYSIIVIFFMGIITVFKGKIPIVSYIKLMSVPLVFLVIGTVTIAINIIGNTNDILFSFSILNVTLGCTKDSMFISSKIFFKALASVSCLYFLTLSTPIFEVLMVLRKLRVPKLFVELMGLIYRFIFVLLDTANMIFISQNSRLGYSTMKTGYNSLGKLVTCLFISSHKRSQDIYTAMESRCYDGEINLIENSYEISYKNILLMIIIQIVFILVTFGKSIFGGIL; via the coding sequence ATGATTTCTATAGATAAACTGGCATATATATCTCAGTTAAGAAATGTTAATCCTGTGGAAAAGTTTGTATTTTCTATTTTAACTATGATACTTTGTATACTTCTAAATAACATAGTATATTCAATAATAGTAATATTTTTTATGGGCATTATAACTGTTTTTAAAGGAAAAATACCCATTGTATCCTATATAAAATTAATGTCAGTTCCACTGGTATTTTTGGTTATTGGAACTGTTACTATTGCAATAAACATAATTGGAAATACTAATGATATATTGTTCAGTTTTAGTATATTAAATGTTACACTTGGCTGTACAAAAGATAGTATGTTTATATCTTCAAAAATATTTTTTAAGGCACTTGCCTCAGTTTCCTGTTTATATTTTCTTACTCTCTCAACTCCTATTTTTGAGGTTTTGATGGTACTTAGAAAGCTGAGAGTACCTAAATTATTTGTTGAACTGATGGGACTTATATACAGATTCATTTTTGTACTTTTAGATACAGCCAATATGATTTTTATTTCGCAAAATTCAAGGCTTGGATATTCAACAATGAAGACGGGGTATAATTCATTAGGGAAATTGGTTACCTGCCTGTTTATAAGTTCACATAAGCGGTCACAGGATATTTATACTGCAATGGAATCCAGGTGCTATGATGGTGAAATAAATTTAATAGAAAATAGTTATGAAATTTCATATAAAAACATTTTATTGATGATTATTATACAAATAGTGTTCATACTTGTAACTTTTGGTAAAAGCATTTTTGGGGGAATTCTATAA
- a CDS encoding energy-coupling factor ABC transporter ATP-binding protein — translation MNKYILEAKNLSFQYPDGTKALNNINLKIEKGKKISFIGVNGSGKSTLFLNFNGVLKPTKGSLVYKGTEMRYNQKSLMELRKNIGIVFQDPENQLFSASVYQEVSFGAVNLKLSEAEVRERVDVALENIGMYDYKDKAVHFLSYGQKKRVSIADILVMNPEVIVFDEPTSSLDPKHARQIIDIFNDINEKGITVILSTHDVELAYSWSDYIFVMKNGEIVREGRPYEIFSDNDLINECYLEKPLVLEVFEHLYRNGQISSSSKIPKNKQELFEMMIKTNNTKWR, via the coding sequence ATGAATAAATATATACTTGAGGCAAAGAATTTAAGCTTTCAGTATCCAGATGGAACTAAGGCATTGAATAATATAAATTTGAAAATTGAAAAGGGGAAAAAAATATCATTTATCGGAGTTAATGGTTCTGGAAAATCCACACTATTTTTAAATTTTAATGGTGTTTTAAAACCAACTAAAGGCAGTTTGGTATATAAGGGAACTGAGATGAGATATAATCAAAAATCCTTGATGGAATTAAGAAAAAATATCGGAATAGTTTTTCAAGATCCGGAAAATCAACTATTTTCAGCAAGTGTATATCAGGAAGTTTCTTTTGGAGCTGTAAATTTAAAACTCAGTGAAGCTGAGGTGAGAGAAAGGGTGGATGTGGCTCTGGAGAATATAGGCATGTATGACTATAAAGATAAGGCTGTACATTTTTTAAGTTATGGACAGAAGAAAAGGGTGTCAATTGCAGATATACTTGTTATGAATCCAGAGGTAATAGTATTTGATGAACCTACTTCAAGCCTTGATCCTAAACATGCAAGGCAGATTATTGATATATTTAATGATATTAATGAAAAGGGTATTACTGTTATTTTATCAACCCATGATGTAGAACTGGCATATTCCTGGTCGGATTATATTTTTGTTATGAAAAATGGGGAGATAGTTAGAGAGGGAAGACCTTATGAGATTTTTTCTGATAATGATTTAATAAATGAATGTTATCTTGAGAAGCCTCTGGTTCTTGAAGTTTTTGAGCATTTGTATAGAAATGGACAAATAAGTTCTTCCAGCAAAATACCAAAAAACAAACAGGAGCTTTTTGAAATGATGATTAAAACAAATAACACAAAATGGAGGTAA
- the hemB gene encoding porphobilinogen synthase: MFSRHRRLRKNPTIRSIVRETELNPEDFIYPLFVVEGENIKKEIKSLPDNFHWSLDRLTELIDDIVQSGVKGIMIFGIPDYKDDIGSAAYDCEGIVQKAVRRIKEIAPELWVITDVCMCEYTSHGHCGIVVDNNVDNDETLKYIAKIALSHAQAGADMVAPSDMMDGRVEAIRNILDDNGYKDVSIMAYSAKYASAFYGPFREAADSCPQFGDRKGYQMDPANGREAMLEIEEDIAEGADIVMVKPALSYLDVIRMARDKFNHTIAAYSVSGEFAMVKAAASIGVIDERSIVLEMLTSIKRAGADIIITYYAMEAARWTKK, encoded by the coding sequence ATGTTTAGTAGACATAGAAGACTTAGAAAAAATCCTACAATAAGAAGTATTGTAAGAGAAACAGAATTAAATCCAGAAGACTTTATTTATCCTTTATTTGTTGTGGAAGGAGAAAATATAAAAAAAGAAATAAAATCTCTTCCAGATAATTTTCACTGGTCTTTGGATAGGCTTACTGAGCTGATTGATGACATAGTTCAATCAGGTGTGAAAGGTATAATGATTTTTGGAATTCCAGATTATAAAGATGATATAGGCAGTGCTGCTTATGACTGTGAGGGCATAGTTCAAAAAGCAGTGAGAAGAATAAAGGAAATTGCACCTGAGCTTTGGGTTATTACAGATGTATGTATGTGTGAATATACAAGCCATGGGCACTGCGGCATAGTTGTAGATAATAATGTAGATAATGATGAAACATTAAAATACATAGCAAAAATAGCACTTTCCCATGCACAGGCAGGAGCTGACATGGTGGCACCTTCAGATATGATGGATGGAAGGGTAGAAGCAATTAGAAATATTTTAGATGACAATGGATATAAAGATGTAAGTATTATGGCATATAGTGCAAAATATGCTTCGGCCTTCTATGGGCCATTTAGGGAAGCTGCGGATTCATGTCCACAATTTGGAGACAGGAAAGGCTATCAGATGGATCCGGCCAATGGCAGAGAGGCAATGCTTGAAATTGAAGAAGATATTGCTGAAGGGGCTGACATAGTTATGGTAAAGCCGGCTTTATCTTATCTTGATGTAATAAGGATGGCACGAGATAAATTTAATCATACCATAGCAGCTTATAGCGTAAGCGGGGAGTTTGCCATGGTTAAGGCTGCAGCATCCATTGGAGTTATAGATGAAAGGTCCATAGTACTTGAGATGCTTACATCAATTAAAAGGGCAGGTGCAGATATAATAATAACTTATTATGCCATGGAGGCGGCCAGGTGGACAAAAAAATGA
- a CDS encoding pyridoxal phosphate-dependent aminotransferase, which translates to MLHGGDIYTDGVFKQRKLLDYSSNINPLGLPRVFSENIQEALKNAVVYPDIHYRNLIKYIKEYIGQENVNIVLGNGASEIIDISISLFKSILIVVPSYVEYEMDAKRWNCRIEFSYLSSNMEIDYDDIMSKLTGVDSIIIGNPNNPNGGVIDKNKFHPILDFCEKNGKTIILDETFIEFTGKPEFSFISEIQKYKSLFIIKAMTKFFAMPGIRFGYGISKDDSIINKIKSMQNPWNINCFAEVAAKYCLSDRDYINDSIVCIEKEREFMMEELEKLYFVEKVFLTYANFVLCKIRNISLNQVYDYCLHRGVIIRKADNFRGLDKNFIRFAIKDRSSNEKLLAILRHLQRNSQPVC; encoded by the coding sequence ATGCTTCATGGAGGAGATATTTATACTGATGGAGTTTTTAAACAAAGGAAATTGTTAGATTATAGTTCTAATATTAATCCTCTTGGACTTCCTAGAGTTTTTTCGGAAAATATACAAGAAGCTTTAAAAAATGCAGTGGTTTATCCTGATATTCACTATAGAAATTTGATAAAGTATATAAAAGAATATATTGGCCAGGAAAATGTAAATATTGTTTTAGGTAATGGTGCTTCTGAAATTATTGACATTTCAATAAGCCTGTTTAAAAGTATACTTATTGTTGTGCCTTCTTATGTAGAGTATGAAATGGATGCAAAAAGATGGAACTGTAGAATTGAATTTTCTTATTTGTCTTCTAATATGGAAATTGATTATGATGACATAATGTCTAAACTCACAGGAGTAGATTCCATTATAATTGGAAATCCCAATAATCCAAATGGCGGAGTAATTGATAAGAATAAATTTCATCCTATACTGGATTTTTGTGAAAAAAATGGTAAGACAATTATTTTAGATGAAACTTTTATAGAATTTACAGGAAAACCTGAATTTAGTTTTATAAGTGAAATTCAAAAATATAAAAGTCTTTTCATAATAAAGGCAATGACCAAGTTTTTTGCAATGCCGGGTATACGATTTGGATATGGCATAAGTAAAGATGACAGCATTATAAATAAAATAAAGAGCATGCAGAATCCTTGGAATATTAACTGTTTTGCGGAAGTGGCTGCTAAATATTGCTTAAGTGATAGGGATTATATTAATGACTCAATTGTCTGTATTGAAAAAGAAAGAGAATTTATGATGGAGGAGCTTGAAAAATTATATTTTGTAGAAAAAGTATTCTTGACTTACGCAAACTTTGTATTATGCAAGATAAGAAATATAAGCTTGAATCAGGTATATGATTACTGTCTTCACAGGGGAGTAATTATAAGAAAAGCTGATAATTTCAGGGGACTTGATAAAAACTTTATAAGATTTGCAATAAAAGATAGAAGTTCCAATGAAAAGCTGTTAGCTATTTTAAGGCATCTTCAAAGAAACAGCCAGCCGGTATGCTAG
- a CDS encoding cob(I)yrinic acid a,c-diamide adenosyltransferase, translating into MGKLKKGFVQVYTGNGKGKTTAALGLALRAVGNNLKVYMVEFLKTSKSGEIESAKKLESNFKIYRFEKKKGFFWTLNDEEKEELKKEVEKAYEFCLKTLENNDCDILIMDEVMGTLSNKLLSVEKIIKLIDKKPDNMELVLTGRNVPEEILERADLVTEMKDIKHYMDKGVPAREGIEY; encoded by the coding sequence ATGGGTAAATTAAAAAAGGGTTTTGTTCAGGTATATACGGGAAACGGAAAAGGTAAAACCACAGCAGCTTTAGGATTGGCATTAAGAGCTGTAGGAAATAACCTTAAGGTGTATATGGTTGAATTTTTAAAAACTTCTAAATCAGGCGAAATTGAAAGTGCAAAAAAATTAGAAAGTAATTTTAAAATATATAGGTTTGAAAAGAAAAAAGGGTTTTTCTGGACATTAAATGATGAGGAAAAAGAAGAACTAAAAAAAGAAGTAGAGAAAGCCTATGAGTTTTGTTTAAAAACTCTTGAAAATAATGACTGTGATATTTTGATAATGGATGAGGTTATGGGGACACTTTCAAATAAGCTGCTTTCTGTAGAAAAAATTATTAAACTTATTGATAAAAAACCAGACAATATGGAACTTGTATTGACTGGAAGAAATGTACCTGAGGAAATTTTAGAAAGGGCTGATCTTGTAACCGAGATGAAAGATATAAAACATTATATGGATAAAGGGGTACCTGCAAGGGAAGGCATAGAGTATTAG
- the cbiG gene encoding cobalt-precorrin 5A hydrolase — MNIALISLNKYGDVIGEKINGVIPVNIFSKSKIKNFKITKLAEELMKNYDAIIFISSTGIAVRAIAPFIKNKTKDPAVIVVDILGKYVISLLSGHLGGANEFSKKIAEIINAEAVITTATDNLNLESPDIIAKENKLIIDNMKKAKCISALMVNGENIGFKDEENLIQLPRGYTTDLEIARGIVYVTNKLNYLKGYDNTVKLKLIRKNIIIGIGCRKNYSAETMKGIVREKLKEHNIDERAVKIVASSSVKSEEKAIVELREFLGAQFRTFSNEDIKTVQYKYRGSKFVEEHIGVKAVCEPCVELSGGKILVSKLNLSGMTLCIGVEVIHNSQ, encoded by the coding sequence ATGAATATAGCACTAATTAGCTTGAATAAATATGGTGATGTAATTGGTGAAAAAATAAATGGTGTTATACCGGTAAATATATTTTCAAAGAGTAAAATTAAAAATTTTAAAATTACAAAGCTTGCGGAAGAACTTATGAAAAATTATGATGCTATAATCTTTATTTCTTCTACAGGTATAGCCGTTAGAGCCATTGCCCCTTTTATAAAAAATAAGACTAAAGACCCTGCTGTTATTGTAGTTGACATACTGGGGAAATATGTTATAAGCCTTTTGAGTGGACATTTAGGTGGTGCCAATGAGTTTTCAAAAAAAATAGCTGAGATAATAAATGCAGAAGCTGTAATTACTACTGCCACAGATAACTTGAATTTAGAATCCCCAGATATTATTGCAAAAGAAAATAAGTTAATAATAGATAATATGAAAAAAGCCAAGTGTATTTCAGCTCTTATGGTAAATGGTGAGAATATTGGCTTTAAAGATGAAGAAAATCTTATTCAGCTTCCAAGAGGCTATACAACTGATTTAGAAATTGCCAGAGGAATTGTATATGTAACAAATAAACTAAATTATCTTAAAGGTTATGATAATACAGTTAAACTTAAGCTCATAAGGAAAAATATCATTATTGGAATTGGCTGCAGAAAAAATTATTCAGCTGAAACAATGAAAGGTATAGTAAGAGAAAAACTTAAGGAACATAACATAGATGAAAGGGCCGTCAAGATAGTTGCCTCATCCAGTGTGAAAAGTGAAGAGAAGGCAATTGTAGAACTAAGGGAATTTTTAGGGGCACAATTTAGGACCTTTAGCAATGAGGATATAAAAACGGTGCAGTATAAGTATAGAGGCAGTAAATTTGTAGAAGAACATATTGGTGTGAAGGCTGTGTGTGAACCCTGTGTTGAACTCTCAGGAGGGAAAATTCTAGTTAGTAAGCTAAATTTATCTGGAATGACCTTATGCATAGGAGTGGAGGTAATTCACAATTCACAATAG
- a CDS encoding kinase: protein MKAAASYPGSIGEMIQGNFNGKDILISCPVNFFTRVTLFESNCPVFKYNYTKSMKFMNNILEKWSYAGYEKNIDMVITSQIPRGKGFASSTADLCATYYALLKLFNRSFNEEELIKSCIQVEPTDSIIFNSMTIFDYKEGVFKENIGEYIKFYMLVFEGSKIVNTVEFNNKELKPLSSVDDLIKIFKNGLRKKSLADMALASTESIYRNQIRLKYDVLPQIMKIKTSTGGLGIIGAHSGDALAIIYEDLEAVDRSVKSLQNIHSYKVYKLETMDKNELYHCIQNERLFEDALG, encoded by the coding sequence ATGAAAGCTGCTGCAAGTTATCCGGGGAGTATAGGTGAAATGATTCAGGGCAATTTTAATGGAAAAGATATATTAATATCCTGTCCGGTGAATTTTTTTACTAGAGTAACTTTATTTGAAAGTAATTGTCCAGTATTTAAGTATAATTACACAAAAAGTATGAAGTTTATGAATAATATCCTTGAAAAATGGAGTTATGCGGGTTATGAAAAAAATATAGACATGGTTATAACTTCCCAAATTCCAAGGGGAAAAGGATTTGCAAGCAGTACCGCAGACCTTTGTGCTACTTATTATGCACTTTTAAAGCTTTTTAATAGATCATTTAATGAAGAAGAATTAATAAAATCATGTATTCAAGTTGAGCCTACAGACAGTATAATATTTAATTCAATGACTATATTTGATTATAAAGAAGGTGTATTTAAAGAAAACATAGGGGAATATATCAAATTTTATATGTTAGTCTTTGAAGGAAGTAAAATAGTAAACACTGTGGAATTTAATAATAAGGAACTTAAACCCTTAAGTTCAGTAGATGATTTAATTAAAATATTTAAAAATGGATTAAGAAAAAAATCTCTGGCAGATATGGCCTTAGCATCAACGGAAAGTATATATAGAAATCAGATTAGACTTAAATATGATGTATTGCCGCAGATTATGAAAATCAAGACTTCAACAGGAGGACTTGGTATTATAGGTGCTCACAGCGGTGATGCACTTGCTATAATTTATGAAGATTTAGAAGCTGTAGACAGGTCTGTAAAAAGCCTTCAGAATATTCATAGTTATAAGGTATATAAACTTGAAACAATGGATAAAAATGAACTTTATCATTGTATACAAAATGAAAGGTTATTTGAAGATGCATTAGGATAG
- the cobT gene encoding nicotinate-nucleotide--dimethylbenzimidazole phosphoribosyltransferase, which yields MDLENAVKGIRGIDKEVTEKIQKRLDNLTKPLGSLGRLEEIVKQIGGITGELFPSVKNKTVVIMCADNGVVDEGVSSCPKSVTSTVTKNFMKGFTGVNVFSRHAGANIKVIDIGVDDDIFEKGIINKKIRKSTWNMAKGPAMSREEAIRAIEVGIEIIEDLKEEKVNLIGTGEMGIGNTTTSSAVAAVLTGCNIKDVVGVGSGLTKEAFKNKIKIIEHCIDINKPKPWDPVDVLAKVGGFDIAGLVGCFLGAALYRIPIVIDGFISAAAALAAVKIKPEVKEFIFPSHGSAEPGSEEIMKELGLEPMLKLGMRLGEGTGAVLGFQLIDMAVTAYTEMGTFQAANIEPYKPLS from the coding sequence ATGGATTTGGAAAACGCAGTAAAAGGGATTAGGGGGATAGACAAAGAAGTAACGGAAAAAATTCAAAAAAGACTGGACAATTTAACAAAACCTCTGGGGAGTCTTGGAAGGCTAGAAGAAATAGTAAAACAAATTGGTGGAATTACAGGAGAGTTATTTCCAAGTGTTAAAAATAAAACTGTAGTCATTATGTGTGCGGATAATGGTGTGGTAGATGAAGGAGTAAGTTCATGTCCTAAAAGTGTTACATCAACAGTTACTAAAAATTTCATGAAGGGTTTTACCGGAGTTAATGTATTTAGTAGACATGCTGGGGCAAATATAAAGGTAATAGATATTGGTGTAGATGATGATATATTTGAAAAGGGAATAATAAATAAAAAGATTAGAAAAAGTACATGGAATATGGCAAAAGGACCTGCTATGAGCAGAGAAGAGGCCATAAGAGCTATAGAAGTGGGCATTGAAATAATAGAAGACTTGAAGGAAGAAAAGGTTAATTTAATAGGAACAGGTGAAATGGGTATAGGTAATACAACTACAAGTAGTGCAGTAGCGGCAGTACTTACAGGGTGTAATATAAAAGATGTAGTGGGTGTGGGTTCAGGATTAACCAAAGAAGCTTTTAAGAACAAAATAAAGATTATAGAGCATTGCATAGATATAAATAAACCTAAGCCCTGGGATCCAGTAGATGTGCTTGCAAAAGTTGGCGGTTTTGATATAGCTGGTCTTGTGGGATGTTTTTTAGGGGCTGCACTATACAGGATACCTATAGTAATCGATGGTTTTATATCTGCTGCAGCAGCCCTTGCTGCAGTTAAAATAAAACCAGAAGTAAAAGAGTTCATATTCCCATCTCACGGTTCTGCAGAACCTGGAAGTGAGGAGATTATGAAAGAGCTGGGTTTAGAGCCCATGTTAAAGCTTGGCATGAGACTAGGCGAAGGTACTGGTGCAGTACTTGGTTTTCAGCTTATTGATATGGCAGTTACGGCTTATACTGAAATGGGAACCTTTCAAGCAGCAAATATTGAACCTTATAAGCCGCTAAGCTGA
- the hemA gene encoding glutamyl-tRNA reductase, whose amino-acid sequence MLQLIGVKSNYDIEIRQKFSIVPSRFESNLKRFKEIVDEIIIISTCNRTEIYINSQMSYDELINSVFYNFNWDKYLISYTFYKEGKDVVTHLMEVICGFDSKILGEEQILGQIKTAYTLALKNNSIKGELQRLFQEGIACSKNFRQHCEIYKIPVSSASIVVKEALKEDIKRFMIIGFGETGRLVLKYLLSYEIDIVYVVVRDKNNIKNNSIMDEKVRFINFEDKNKFYNEVDSIVSCTSAPHTIIHREELPEQKSILIFDLAVPKDVDKEVVNLRNIRVLDIDDISSMDDNNKIMRRKKMEKYKYILDEYIDKFITWQSINELSPEIQYIKNFGEEVNRERIKTFKNKKNTKDHEELAETLIKSTSKVYINRFIEVLKEEKLEGREKYCLEIMKKIFC is encoded by the coding sequence ATGCTACAACTAATAGGAGTAAAAAGTAATTATGATATTGAAATCAGACAAAAATTTTCAATTGTACCCTCAAGATTTGAAAGTAATCTTAAAAGATTTAAGGAAATAGTTGATGAAATTATAATTATTAGTACCTGCAATAGAACGGAGATATATATTAATTCTCAAATGTCCTATGATGAGTTAATTAATTCTGTATTTTATAATTTCAATTGGGATAAATACCTAATCTCATATACATTTTATAAAGAAGGAAAAGATGTGGTGACACATCTTATGGAGGTTATTTGTGGATTTGATTCAAAAATATTGGGTGAAGAGCAAATTCTTGGTCAAATAAAAACAGCATATACTTTAGCCTTAAAAAATAATTCCATAAAAGGAGAGCTGCAGAGATTATTTCAAGAGGGAATAGCCTGTAGTAAAAATTTCAGGCAGCATTGTGAAATATACAAGATACCTGTATCGTCTGCTTCTATAGTAGTTAAGGAAGCTTTAAAGGAAGACATTAAAAGGTTTATGATAATAGGATTTGGAGAAACAGGAAGGTTGGTTTTAAAGTATTTACTCAGTTATGAAATAGATATAGTTTATGTAGTAGTTAGAGATAAAAATAATATTAAAAATAATAGCATCATGGATGAAAAAGTAAGATTTATAAATTTTGAAGATAAAAATAAATTTTACAATGAAGTAGATTCCATAGTAAGCTGTACTTCAGCGCCTCATACCATAATACATAGAGAGGAACTGCCTGAGCAAAAAAGTATACTTATATTTGATTTAGCGGTTCCAAAAGATGTAGATAAGGAAGTGGTAAATTTAAGGAATATCAGGGTGCTGGATATTGATGATATAAGCAGCATGGATGATAACAATAAAATTATGAGAAGAAAAAAGATGGAAAAATATAAATATATTTTAGATGAGTATATAGATAAGTTTATCACATGGCAGAGTATAAATGAACTTTCACCTGAAATCCAATATATAAAAAATTTTGGTGAAGAGGTTAACCGAGAAAGGATTAAAACTTTTAAAAATAAAAAGAATACTAAAGATCATGAGGAGCTTGCTGAAACGTTAATTAAAAGTACTTCCAAGGTATACATAAACAGATTTATAGAAGTGTTAAAAGAGGAAAAATTAGAGGGAAGAGAAAAGTATTGTCTGGAAATAATGAAGAAAATTTTTTGTTAG
- the hemC gene encoding hydroxymethylbilane synthase gives MSFKIATRKSRLALVQTEYIINLLTENFGIECEKVLIKTEGDRKLNVSLDKIGGKGLFVKDIEKALMEKRAEAAVHSMKDMPNELLDLFEIIAMPVREDVRDVFISREGMKFSELPKGAVIGTSSNRRAVQIKSLRDDIKIVPVRGNIETRIRKMHEQKLDGIVLAAAGVKRLNMTEVITEYFDPLKFVPAVAQGAIGVEALKSSEYASVLKKIDNEDVRIGVEAERSFLKKLGGDCHTPVGAYSIIEGETLNITGIFQIGTELIKKDICGSKWDYISLGERLGEKIIRSCV, from the coding sequence TTGAGTTTTAAAATTGCTACGAGAAAAAGTAGGCTGGCATTAGTACAAACTGAATATATAATAAACTTATTAACTGAAAATTTTGGAATTGAATGTGAAAAAGTTTTAATAAAAACAGAAGGCGACAGAAAACTTAATGTATCTCTTGATAAGATTGGAGGGAAAGGCCTTTTTGTAAAAGATATTGAAAAGGCATTAATGGAAAAGCGTGCTGAGGCAGCAGTACACAGCATGAAAGATATGCCAAATGAATTATTAGATTTATTTGAAATAATTGCAATGCCAGTAAGAGAAGATGTGAGAGATGTTTTTATATCCCGGGAAGGCATGAAATTTTCGGAGCTTCCTAAAGGTGCAGTAATAGGCACCAGCAGTAACAGGAGGGCAGTTCAAATAAAAAGTTTGAGAGATGATATAAAAATAGTACCTGTAAGGGGAAATATAGAAACCAGAATAAGAAAAATGCATGAACAAAAATTAGATGGTATAGTGCTTGCAGCAGCTGGAGTTAAAAGATTAAACATGACAGAGGTTATAACGGAATATTTTGATCCTCTCAAGTTTGTTCCGGCAGTTGCTCAGGGAGCAATAGGAGTAGAAGCTTTAAAAAGCAGTGAATATGCAAGTGTCTTAAAAAAGATTGATAATGAAGATGTAAGAATAGGTGTTGAAGCAGAGAGAAGTTTTTTGAAAAAGTTAGGGGGAGATTGTCATACGCCTGTAGGGGCATATTCCATAATTGAAGGTGAAACTCTTAATATAACTGGCATTTTTCAAATTGGTACTGAACTCATAAAAAAAGATATCTGCGGCAGTAAGTGGGATTATATTAGCCTAGGAGAGAGATTAGGAGAGAAGATCATACGAAGCTGTGTGTAA